A region from the Lycium barbarum isolate Lr01 chromosome 8, ASM1917538v2, whole genome shotgun sequence genome encodes:
- the LOC132605556 gene encoding pentatricopeptide repeat-containing protein At1g09220, mitochondrial, protein MGRDINHLLNLIKQHQNYRKAIKQIHTQLIFTTAVNTLNQSSLPIILTLWNSLIRHYALGIFPQESFFLFKQLQFQYYPIIFFDSFTYSFLIKGSANLGKFCIGKQIHCLSLKDGFESHVYVQTALVNMYGECGFVGDAKKVFDEMPVRNIVTWNALISGSIKWGDVKVARAVFDAMPEKNVVSWTGLIDGYTRMGRFNEALSLFREMVVVEGIKPSEVTLLAIFPAIWNVRCLECCQMIHAYGEKSGIDVFDIRVMNSLVDAYAKCGSVDDAVSAFEDISGERRNLVSWTSIISGYAMHGMAKEASDSYNMMVDAGVEPNRVTFLSMLNACSHGGLVDEGLEFLRKMVDEFGIQPDIKHYGCLIDMLGREGRLEEAEKIALEIPNTMSNVVIWRTLLGACSFHDNADMGERVMQKIMEMEKKYGGDYVLLSNILAGMGRYVDSEVVRRVMDEQNALKAPGLSFT, encoded by the coding sequence ATGGGTAGAGATATTAATCACCTTCTTAACCTCATTAAACAACACCAAAATTACCGCAAAGCAATTAAACAAATTCATACTCAGTTAATATTCACCACTGCAGTAAATACATTAAACCAAAGTTCATTACCCATTATATTAACTCTTTGGAACTCTTTAATTAGACATTATGCACTTGGTATTTTCCCACAAGAATCTTTTTTTCTGTTTAAACAATTACAGTTTCAATATTACCCCATTATATTTTTTGACAGCTTTACATATTCATTCTTGATTAAAGGATCAGCTAATTTAGGAAAGTTTTGTATTGGGAAACAGATACATTGTTTGAGTTTGAAAGATGGATTTGAATCCCATGTTTATGTGCAAACTGCATTGGTTAATATGTATGGGGAGTGTGGGTTTGTTGGTGATGCTAAGAAAGTGTTCGATGAAATGCCTGTGAGAAATATTGTTACTTGGAATGCTTTGATTAGTGGTTCTATCAAATGGGGTGATGTTAAGGTTGCTCGGGCTGTGTTTGATGCAATGCCTGAGAAGAATGTGGTTTCTTGGACGGGACTTATCGATGGGTATACGAGGATGGGTCGATTTAACGAGGCTTTATCGTTGTTTCGCGAAATGGTTGTGGTTGAGGGGATTAAACCGAGTGAAGTGACTCTTTTGGCGATATTCccggctatttggaatgttaggTGTTTAGAGTGTTGTCAAATGATTCATGCTTACGGGGAGAAAAGTGGTATCGATGTGTTTGATATACGTGTTATGAATTCACTTGTAGATGCTTATGCTAAGTGTGGAAGTGTAGACGATGCTGTGAGTGCTTTTGAGGATATATCGGGTGAAAGAAGGAATTTGGTATCGTGGACGTCGATTATATCAGGATATGCGATGCATGGGATGGCAAAAGAAGCTTCGGATAGTTATAACATGATGGTGGATGCAGGTGTTGAACCGAATCGCGTAACGTTTTTGAGTATGCTCAATGCTTGTAGTCATGGAGGTTTAGTGGATGAGGGGCTCGAGTTTCTCAGGAAAATGGTTGATGAGTTTGGGATTCAACCAGACATTAAGCATTATGGCTGCTTGATTGACATGTTAGGGAGGGAAGGTAGGTTAGAAGAAGCAGAAAAGATAGCGTTGGAGATACCTAATACTATGTCTAATGTTGTGATTTGGAGAACGTTATTGGGTGCTTGTAGTTTTCATGATAATGCGGATATGGGAGAAAGAGTTATGCAGAAGATCATGGAGATGGAAAAAAAATACGGTGGTGATTACGTGCTTCTTTCGAATATCCTGGCGGGTATGGGCAGGTATGTTGATTCTGAGGTTGTGAGGCGAGTGATGGATGAGCAAAATGCACTGAAAGCCCCCGGCCTTAGTTTTACTTAA
- the LOC132605558 gene encoding calvin cycle protein CP12-1, chloroplastic-like — translation MASIAGVSLTTPRILSKSSETQSFKYPTLNNPWKNSSSAQFGYRKMYVVRATPDNKLSDLVAESVKEAQEACAENPVSGECVAAWDVVEETSAAASHARDKKKDNSDPLENYCKDNPETDECRTYDN, via the coding sequence ATGGCTTCCATAGCTGGTGTTAGTCTCACAACCCCAAGAATCTTATCCAAATCATCCGAAACTCAATCCTTCAAATACCCAACACTTAACAACCCATGGAAGAACTCATCATCAGCTCAATTTGGATACCGCAAGATGTATGTAGTACGTGCGACACCTGACAACAAGCTATCTGATTTAGTGGCGGAAAGTGTAAAAGAAGCACAAGAAGCGTGTGCTGAGAATCCAGTGAGCGGTGAGTGTGTAGCTGCATGGGATGTTGTGGAAGAGACAAGTGCAGCAGCAAGCCATGCAAGGGATAAGAAGAAGGATAATTCTGATCCATTGGAGAATTACTGCAAGGATAATCCTGAGACTGATGAGTGCCGTACTTATGATAATTGA
- the LOC132605557 gene encoding bZIP transcription factor 53, which produces MASAQQLLSSGSDAKFDERKRKRMESNRESAKRSRMKKQQRLEELISETTQLQNQNGVIRDRIDSVERNYRAMDAENNVLRAQLAELTDRLDSLNSLTVFWADTTGFPVDIPEIPDILLEPWQLPCPIQPVTATSDMFNFEPSGLMMI; this is translated from the coding sequence ATGGCTTCGGCTCAGCAACTACTGAGTTCTGGTTCTGATGCAAAGTTTGACGAAAGGAAAAGGAAGAGAATGGAATCCAACCGTGAGTCAGCCAAGAGGTCACGGATGAAGAAGCAGCAGCGTTTGGAGGAGTTGATAAGCGAGACGACACAGCTGCAGAACCAGAACGGTGTAATCCGTGATAGGATTGATTCTGTTGAAAGGAATTACCGGGCCATGGATGCGGAGAATAACGTGTTGAGGGCTCAACTTGCAGAATTGACTGATCGGTTGGATTCACTGAACTCGCTGACCGTATTTTGGGCTGATACTACTGGATTTCCTGTTGATATTCCTGAAATTCCCGATATTCTGCTAGAGCCATGGCAACTGCCTTGCCCAATTCAACCTGTCACTGCTACTTCTGATATGTTCAATTTTGAGCCTTCTGGTCTGATGATGATTTAA
- the LOC132605560 gene encoding vacuolar protein sorting-associated protein 51 homolog — MEVANEVAMDDKAKRMRDLLSSFYSPDPNNNNNNSNNVSSRFATLDTINTTSFDADQYMNLLVQKSNLEGLLQRHVEMAAEIKNLDTDLQMLVYENYNKFVSATDTIKRMKNNIVGMETNMEQLLEKIMSVQSKSDGVNTSLFEKREHIEKLHRTRNLLRKVQFIYDLPARLAKCIKSEAYADAVKYYTGAMPIFKAYGDSSFQDCKRASEEAIAVITTNLQGKLFSDSESIQARAEAVMLLKQLNFPVDNLKAQLFEKLEQFLVDLHLESKEIPHTSADQGNLRESATSAAHEASIREFAEAVRAYRVIFHDSEQQLSRLAQNLPKMHFEATQQHIKTQLASCDLVAMLRIIWTDVLLMDEVLPEAGLRDFTMEAADVAVKQYIASRFSHLLLDISGAVVKVGNQMEGVEEENCLQATLEASKKAVLQGSMDVLLDFRQLLDENLELLSKLRDLVVDWVQEGFQDFFKKLNDHFLLLSGKKYPSGQDLSFREGIQGDKILPALVLVLAQLSVFVEQNAIPRITEDIASFFSGGGSRGYENGPAFVPAEICRTFRAAGEKFLQHYINMRTQKISVVLNKRFTTPNWVKHKEPREVHMFVDLLLQEVDSIVKEVESILPEGVNRKHRRTDSSGSTTSSRSNPLRDDRMVQSNTQKARSQLLESHLAKLFKQKMEIFTKVEHTQESVITTIAKLCLKSLQEFARLQTFNRSGFQQIQLDIHFLKTTLKDTADDEAAVDFLLDEVIVAAAERCLDPIPLEPSILDRLTQAKLAKTREQGPTS; from the exons ATGGAGGTAGCGAATGAAGTAGCGATGGATGATAAAGCGAAGAGAATGAGAGATCTATTATCCAGTTTTTATTCACCAGAtcccaataataataataataattctaATAATGTTTCTTCAAGATTTGCTACATTGGATACCATCAACACCACTTCCTTTGATGCTGATCAGTACATGAATTTACTG GTGCAGAAGTCCAATTTGGAAGGTCTGCTCCAGAGGCATGTTGAAATGGCTGCTGAGATAAAGAATCTCGATACTGACCTGCAGATGTTGGTATATGAAAATTACAACAAGTTCGTAAGTGCCACAGACACAATTAAAAG GATGAAAAATAATATTGTTGGCATGGAGACAAATATGGAGCAGCTTCTTGAAaag ATAATGTCCGTGCAATCTAAAAGTGACGGGGTCAATACTTCTCTTTTTGAGAAGAGGGAGCACATAGAGAAATTGCATCGGACCCGTAATCTTCTACGCAAAGTTCAG TTCATATATGATCTACCCGCTAGGTTAGCAAAATGTATCAAATCAGAAGCCTATGCTGATGCTGTGAAATACTACACTGGAGCCATGCCCATTTTCAAG GCATATGGAGACTCCTCATTCCAGGATTGCAAAAGAGCCTCAGAGGAAGCAATTGCTGTTATTACAACGAACTTGCAG GGAAAGTTATTTTCAGATTCTGAATCAATACAAGCCAGGGCTGAAGCTGTTATGCTGCTTAAGCAGTTAAATTTTCCG GTTGATAATTTAAAGGCGCAACTATTTGAAAAGTTAGAACAGTTCCTTGTGGATCTCCATCTGGAATCTAAGGAAATACCCCACACTTCAGCAGATCAAGGGAACCTTCGTGAATCAGCTACTTCTGCTGCTCATGAG GCTTCTATTCGTGAATTTGCCGAGGCTGTCCGTGCTTATCGAGTTATTTTCCATGATTCAGAACAGCAACTCTCTAGGCTTGCACAAAACTTACCTAAAAT GCACTTTGAAGCCACCCAGCAGCACATCAAGACACAACTTGCTTCTTGCGATCTTGTTGCCATGTTAA GGATTATTTGGACCGATGTGCTTCTGATGGATGAAGTGTTGCCTGAGGCTGGTCTGCGTGATTTTACTATGGAG GCTGCTGATGTTGCCGTTAAACAATACATTGCTAGCAGATTTAGCCATCTTCTACTTGATATTTCAG GTGCTGTTGTAAAAGTTGGTAATCAAATGGAGGGTGTTGAAGAAGAAAATTGTTTGCAGGCCACCCTTGAGGCCAGTAAAAAGGCAGTTCTGCAAGGAAGTATGGATGTCTTACTG GATTTCCGTCAACTTCTTGATGAAAATTTGGAACTACTTTCTAAGTTGAGAGACTTGGTCGTTGACTGGGTACAAGAAGGATTTCAGGACTTCTTCAAGAAACTTAATGATCATTTTCTCTTACTTTCGGGAAAGAAATATCCATCTGGTCAAGATCTAAGCTTTCGGGAGGGAATACAGGGAGACAAAATACTTCCTGCCCTTGTTCTTGTGCTGGCTCAGCTCTCTGTTTTTGTTGAGCAAAATGCCATTCCCAGAATTACCGAG GACATTGCCTCCTTTTTCTCTGGTGGTGGGTCTCGGGGCTATGAAAATGGTCCAGCTTTTGTTCCTGCAGAAATTTGTCGCACCTTCAGAGCAGCTGGTGAAAAATTCTTGCAGCAT TATATTAACATGAGAACTCAGAAGATATCAGTTGTCTTGAATAAAAGGTTTACAACTCCAAATTGGGTCAAG CATAAAGAGCCCAGAGAAGTTCATATGTTTGTTGATCTGCTTCTTCAAGAG GTAGATAGTATCGTCAAAGAAGTAGAGAGTATATTACCTGAAGGGGTCAACCGTAAGCATCGCCGTACTGACAGCAGTGGGAGCACCACTTCCTCCCGTAGTAATCCATTAAGAGATGACAGAATGGTACAGTCAAATACCCAAAAGGCCAGAAGTCAACTTCTTGAGTCCCATTTGGCTAAATTATTTAAGCAGAAGATGGAAATTTTCACAAAAGTTGAACATACACAG GAATCAGTAATAACTACTATCGCGAAACTTTGCTTGAAGAGTTTACAAGAATTTGCCCGACTTCAGACTTTTAACCGTAGTGGATTTCAACAAATTCAGCTGGACATTCATTTTCTTAAAACTACTCTGAAGGACACTGCCGATGATGAAGCTGCTGTTGATTTTCTGCTTGATGAG GTAATTGTTGCTGCTGCTGAGCGATGTCTTGATCCAATTCCTCTGGAACCTTCTATCCTGGATAGGCTTACCCAAGCAAAGCTGGCAAAGACTCGGGAGCAGGGTCCTACCTCATAA
- the LOC132606005 gene encoding uncharacterized protein LOC132606005 — translation MGLSSELYHHEEKKVISVSDYAVNLLRESFQCLTVILLSLLLPLSFIVLARLSVTRYLIATSAYTALDSLLVRLFLYVNPTLLHVLVPLVSISALNQCLTGRTLSDHMISKPGLYTSWFFLSMFQICACIGIEGSIAVGIDGSSFSHERLCLLTRVMFFLGLHETTLFWSKKVVKPVVDDTVFGVETEDRVVEKVAMAMSFGILWWCKLRDEVESLVVVAEMNRDLFGSVGLVDFVGWWLYYVTVAIGMVKLVKALIWLTFVSFCGNIVVDSDNAGCCTRNDDKV, via the coding sequence ATGGGTTTGAGTTCAGAATTATACCACCATGAAGAGAAGAAAGTCATTTCAGTCTCCGACTATGCTGTCAATTTGTTAAGAGAGTCATTTCAATGCCTTACCGTTATCCTCCTCAGCCTTCTCCTACCTCTCTCCTTTATCGTCCTCGCCAGGCTGTCAGTCACCCGCTATCTCATCGCCACCTCAGCTTACACGGCGCTTGATTCACTCCTCGTCAGACTCTTCCTCTACGTCAATCCCACTCTTCTTCATGTACTAGTTCCACTTGTCAGCATTTCTGCTCTGAACCAATGCCTGACAGGACGAACTCTGTCTGATCACATGATTTCTAAACCTGGTCTTTATACTTCGTGGTTTTTTCTTTCCATGTTTCAAATTTGCGCGTGCATAGGGATAGAAGGTAGCATAGCCGTTGGAATAGATGGTTCTAGTTTTAGCCACGAAAGATTATGTTTATTGACCAGAGTTATGTTTTTCTTGGGATTGCACGAGACCACGTTGTTTTGGTCCAAGAAAGTGGTGAAGCCGGTTGTGGATGACACAGTTTTCGGTGTTGAAACGGAGGATAGGGTTGTCGAAAAGGTGGCTATGGCCATGAGTTTTGGTATATTGTGGTGGTGCAAGTTGAGGGATGAAGTTGAGTCTTTAGTGGTTGTGGCTGAGATGAATAGGGACTTGTTTGGTAGTGTTGGTTTGGTTGATTTTGTCGGTTGGTGGTTGTATTATGTGACTGTGGCAATTGGTATGGTTAAGCTTGTGAAGGCACTTATTTGGCTAACCTTTGTGTCGTTTTGTGGGAATATTGTGGTTGATTCAGACAATGCAGGCTGTTGTACAAGAAATGATGACAAAGTCTGA
- the LOC132604903 gene encoding DELLA protein RGL1-like, whose amino-acid sequence MNSLDIYSSSKTQVSESLTSPRLLHLVSTLTSPGVGIMDQISIPAIDFSGGHNHLQGCRRNDLINNGVIDPWFELDSENLDSLYSVFDLKYQENHTSDKQVQLLEDHQENIPDYWTQSDDSQPIQIQKTPEASNRIQPQVPSLNNVHGEKINPISLASLELLNNCGRLFKKENLSSVLSNEARVSNIPKLSTEEILRVAGERYIQYSTQRVDGLSMFIHPYASSLSGLSIEQTKDMELVHLLLAAAEKVDQQQFHLASQSIACCLWKASVTGNPIQRLCFYFGEALQEKIDREVGGSPSFERKLRFLSTLALGTTAEALTCHQEIPFGQVMQFAGVQAIIENVKGATKIHLVDFNIRTGIQCTGLMQALAEQQRDCPIQLLKITAIGHQEKEKIEETGKRLQSFANSLNLPFSFDIVFMSDMKDLRVESVNVKADETVAVYCYTVLRTMICRQDYLDNTIRVIRGLKPSVVVVCEVEANHNSPSFLNRFVEALFFYSALFDCFEDCMDRDNLVRKRIEEFHIGEGIRNMIAADDAERFTRNVKLDVWRAYFARFGMVEMELSESSWYQANLILKQFTNGSSCNVQNDGKALLVGWKGTPIESVSIWKFL is encoded by the exons ATGAATTCCCTTGATATATATTCCAGCAGTAAAACACAGGTTAGTGAAAGCCTAACATCACCAAGACTACTTCATTTGGTCAGCACTTTAACTAGTCCTGGAGTTGGGATCATGGATCAAATCTCAATCCCTGCCATCGATTTCAGTGGTGGTCACAATCATCTTCAAGGGTGTCGGAGAAATGATTTAATCAACAATGGCGTCATCGATCCTTGGTTTGAATTGGACAGTGAGAATCTTGATTCTCTTTACTCTGTATTTGACCTTAAATATCAAGAGAATCATACATCAGACAAACAAGTTCAGTTATTGGAAGATCACCAAGAAAACATCCCAGATTATTGGACACAAAGTGATGATTCTCAGCCTATCCAAATTCAAAAGACCCCTGAAGCATCTAATAGGATTCAGCCTCAGGTGCCAAGCCTTAACAATGTCCATGGAGAGAAAATAAATCCCATTTCTTTAGCATCTTTGGAGCTCTTGAACAATTGTGGGAGATTGTTCAAGAAGGAAAACTTGAGCAGTGTACTAAGCAACGAGGCTCGTGTAAGTAACATCCCTAAGTTGTCAACCGAAGAAATCTTGCGGGTTGCTGGAGAAAGATATATCCAGTACTCCACCCAAAGGGTAGACGGTCTTTCTATGTTTATACACCCCTATGCTTCATCACTTTCGGGCCTTTCCATAGAGCAAACGAAGGACATGGAACTTGTTCACCTCCTTCTAGCTGCTGCAGAAAAAGTGGATCAGCAGCAATTTCATTTAGCTAGCCAATCTATTGCATGCTGCCTGTGGAAGGCATCTGTTACAG GTAATCCGATCCAGAGACTTTGTTTCTATTTTGGTGAAGCTTTACAAGAAAAGATTGATCGAGAAGTAGGAGGGTCCCCAAGTtttgaaagaaaattaaggtttttaAGCACTCTGGCATTAGGTACCACAGCAGAAGCCTTAACCTGCCACCAAGAAATTCCCTTTGGTCAAGTGATGCAATTCGCAGGAGTTCAAGCAATAATTGAAAATGTTAAAGGTGCAACCAAGATCCATTTGGTTGACTTTAATATTAGAACTGGAATTCAGTGTACGGGCTTGATGCAAGCTCTTGCAGAACAACAACGTGACTGTCCAATTCAGCTTCTGAAGATAACAGCCATTGGACACCAAGAAAAAGAGAAAATCGAAGAAACAGGCAAGAGATTACAAAGTTTTGCCAATTCCTTGAATCTGCCCTTTTCATTTGATATAGTCTTTATGTCTGACATGAAAGATCTCAGGGTAGAATCAGTCAATGTTAAAGCAGATGAAACTGTGGCTGTCTATTGTTACACTGTACTAAGGACAATGATTTGCAGGCAAGATTATTTGGACAATACGATACGAGTAATCAGAGGACTAAAACCATCTGTGGTTGTTGTTTGTGAGGTTGAAGCAAACCATAATTCACCTTCATTTTTGAACCGTTTTGTGGAGGCACTTTTCTTTTATAGTGCACTTTTTGATTGCTTTGAGGACTGCATGGATAGAGACAATTTGGTCAGAAAGAGGATTGAAGAATTTCATATTGGTGAAGGTATCCGAAATATGATTGCAGCTGACGATGCGGAAAGGTTCACACGGAATGTGAAGCTTGATGTATGGAGAGCATACTTTGCAAGGTTTGGAATGGTGGAAATGGAGCTCAGTGAGTCATCTTGGTATCAAGCGAATCTGATTCTCAAGCAATTTACCAATGGAAGTTCCTGCAATGTTCAAAATGATGGGAAGGCCCTCCTTGTCGGATGGAAGGGAACACCCATTGAATCTGTTTCTATTTGGAAGTTCTTGTAA